The following are encoded in a window of Bacteroidota bacterium genomic DNA:
- a CDS encoding DUF5011 domain-containing protein, whose protein sequence is MKTIKYFIIIFLGVSLFVQSCTKEDTKDVSTVTTPASITLKGDQTVYVIQGQQYVDSGAVVTNGKLVKTTGSVLTTVPGSYVIKYV, encoded by the coding sequence ATGAAAACAATAAAGTATTTTATAATAATATTTCTTGGGGTTTCTTTGTTTGTACAAAGTTGTACAAAAGAAGATACCAAAGATGTTTCTACTGTTACTACTCCTGCTTCTATTACTTTAAAAGGGGATCAAACAGTTTATGTAATCCAAGGACAACAATATGTTGATTCTGGTGCTGTAGTGACCAATGGGAAACTTGTTAAAACTACTGGTAGCGTTCTTACTACTGTTCCTGGTTCTTATGTTATTAAGTATGTG